From Caulobacter segnis, a single genomic window includes:
- a CDS encoding HEPN domain-containing protein has product MAKPEHHRAARAEEALATRRAAGETAGMGNTIDHLPAGKQRELAFVVEVLKEAFAAEVAKRSGALGQGKILKIILFGSYARGDWVEDPVGRYFSDYDLLVVVDQEKLSDPLEFWEAAEKRLLDELSAGQRLRTPVNFIVHDLEDVNEQLRLGRYFFTDIVRDGVVLFEVHGHPLIEPTPLSAEQALEESHAYYEEWMESADQFLEHARIDVQKGWPKPAAFHLHQTTERLYYCLLLVVTLYAPKSHNLVRLRGLAEPLDPRLAEIWPTETKFHKRCFELLRAAYVKARYSPHYKVTTEELAWIQARIELLQSLVKELCEARLKALQDAASIGHR; this is encoded by the coding sequence ATGGCCAAGCCTGAGCATCACCGCGCCGCGCGCGCCGAGGAGGCGCTTGCCACGCGGCGAGCGGCGGGCGAGACAGCAGGCATGGGCAACACCATTGACCATCTGCCGGCCGGCAAGCAGCGCGAGCTCGCCTTCGTGGTCGAGGTGCTGAAGGAAGCCTTCGCCGCGGAGGTCGCCAAGCGCTCGGGCGCTTTGGGCCAGGGCAAGATCCTCAAGATCATCCTGTTCGGATCATACGCGCGCGGCGACTGGGTCGAGGACCCGGTCGGGCGCTATTTCTCGGACTATGACCTGTTGGTCGTGGTCGACCAGGAGAAGCTCTCCGATCCGCTGGAGTTCTGGGAAGCCGCCGAAAAACGCCTGCTCGACGAGCTCTCTGCCGGCCAACGGCTGCGCACGCCGGTCAACTTCATCGTTCACGACCTTGAGGATGTGAACGAGCAGCTGCGGCTGGGGCGCTACTTCTTCACGGACATCGTTCGTGATGGCGTCGTGCTATTTGAGGTACACGGCCATCCGCTCATTGAGCCGACGCCATTGTCCGCCGAGCAAGCGCTGGAGGAGAGCCACGCCTACTACGAAGAGTGGATGGAGAGCGCGGATCAGTTCCTAGAGCACGCTAGAATCGATGTGCAGAAGGGGTGGCCAAAGCCTGCCGCATTCCATCTACATCAGACGACCGAGCGCCTGTACTATTGCCTCCTCCTCGTCGTCACGCTGTACGCCCCCAAGTCCCATAACCTCGTGCGCTTGCGCGGCCTGGCCGAGCCGCTCGATCCGCGCTTGGCCGAAATCTGGCCGACCGAGACTAAGTTCCACAAGCGCTGTTTCGAGCTGCTGCGCGCCGCTTATGTCAAGGCGCGCTACTCGCCGCACTACAAGGTCACCACCGAGGAACTGGCCTGGATCCAGGCGCGCATCGAGCTGCTCCAAAGCCTAGTCAAAGAGCTTTGCGAAGCCCGATTAAAGGCGCTTCAGGACGCGGCCTCCATTGGTCACCGCTAA
- a CDS encoding SGNH/GDSL hydrolase family protein, whose translation MSLATFQANLQALITAAKVSGDCVMFAEAPSAPTRQTQAIQDQYNQVMADLAASNGCAFFDFVARGSGYAAMAAQGYYVDDTHLRAIGYAEEGFWLGDTLGRI comes from the coding sequence GTGTCGCTGGCCACCTTTCAGGCCAACCTGCAAGCCCTGATCACGGCGGCGAAGGTTTCAGGCGACTGTGTTATGTTCGCTGAGGCTCCATCCGCACCCACGCGCCAAACCCAGGCCATCCAAGACCAGTACAATCAAGTTATGGCGGACCTTGCAGCCTCAAATGGCTGTGCGTTCTTCGACTTTGTCGCGCGGGGATCTGGGTACGCCGCGATGGCCGCTCAAGGCTATTACGTCGACGACACCCACTTGCGTGCGATCGGCTATGCAGAAGAAGGCTTCTGGTTGGGCGATACCCTGGGTCGGATTTAG
- a CDS encoding alpha/beta hydrolase family protein produces MRRIRQIAFCIVLLLAGCSRPPLAQAETIAHPDNGAARVEYFVSRPSGDGPRPTIIFLHGYQSPDARLGGKVFVDWGVLDRFAKKGYVVASISLPGYGGSSGPEDFAGPFSQHAVEAVIKTLVAEGYTSRDKVLIQGVSLGAVTAALVAAHDPDVAGLVLISGLYDFTAYLDHPPSPGALGVKTRFFTQIGGGEDALRSRSALPLAPEIKASTLILNGAQDDRTDPEQARRFAQAIQAHGGHARAHIYAQFGHEIPVKARESEIDAFIDETLKH; encoded by the coding sequence ATGCGCCGAATTCGCCAGATCGCCTTTTGTATCGTCCTGCTCTTGGCGGGCTGTTCCCGTCCACCCTTGGCCCAGGCCGAAACGATCGCTCATCCCGACAACGGCGCGGCGCGGGTGGAATATTTCGTGAGCAGGCCGAGCGGTGACGGGCCCCGGCCTACCATCATCTTCCTCCACGGCTACCAGTCGCCCGACGCCCGACTAGGCGGCAAGGTCTTCGTCGATTGGGGCGTCCTCGACCGTTTCGCGAAAAAGGGTTACGTCGTGGCGTCGATTTCCTTGCCTGGATACGGCGGCTCCAGCGGTCCGGAGGATTTCGCCGGCCCCTTTTCGCAGCACGCCGTCGAAGCGGTGATCAAGACCCTCGTGGCGGAAGGTTACACGTCGCGGGACAAGGTCTTGATCCAGGGCGTTAGCCTTGGTGCGGTCACGGCGGCGCTGGTCGCGGCTCATGACCCAGACGTCGCCGGCCTCGTGCTCATCTCCGGGCTTTATGATTTTACCGCCTATCTTGACCATCCGCCGTCGCCGGGGGCCTTGGGCGTCAAGACCCGATTCTTCACACAAATAGGGGGTGGCGAGGACGCCTTGCGCTCACGCTCGGCGCTCCCTTTGGCGCCGGAGATCAAGGCCTCCACCCTCATCCTGAACGGGGCGCAAGATGATCGCACCGATCCGGAACAAGCCCGCCGCTTCGCTCAAGCGATCCAGGCGCATGGGGGTCACGCGCGCGCTCACATCTATGCGCAGTTCGGACACGAAATCCCCGTGAAGGCTAGAGAATCGGAGATCGACGCCTTCATCGACGAGACCCTGAAACACTGA
- the tnpC gene encoding IS66 family transposase, which translates to MPEALPDDVEALKAALAAMLARADLAEAQLAVARDKLDIIQAEAAEAKAQVSDSQALIAHLKLQIAKLRRERFGASSERTDRLLDQLELQLEELEASASEDELAAEIAAAKTTKVAPFERRRPSRKPFPEHLPRERVVIEGPCACAACGGTRLSKLGEDITETLEVVPRQWKVIQHVREKFTCRDCETISQAPAPFHVIARGWAGPSLLAMILFEKFGQHQPLNRQAERYAKEGVPLSLSTLADQVGACAAALMPLFQRIEAHVLAAERLHGDDTTVPVLAKGKTDTGRLWVYVRDDKPFAGPAPPAAVFYYSRDRRGAHPIGHLATWSGVLQADAYGGYGELYAPGRQPAPVLEAGCWAHARRKFFELADVEAAAHSKARGQKLKAVYPLALEAVLRIDAIFAIEREILGLSPAERKAVRQARSRPLVAQLEAWLHETRDKLTRAHDLAKAIHYMLRRWPSFVRFLDDGRVCLSNNAAERGLRGIALGRKSWLFCGSDRGGQRAAILYSLIVTAKMNEIDPQAWLADVLARIAGHPAQQIDELLPWNWRAGAAPARAA; encoded by the coding sequence ATGCCAGAGGCCCTGCCGGATGATGTCGAAGCGCTGAAGGCGGCGCTGGCGGCCATGCTGGCGCGCGCCGATTTGGCGGAGGCCCAGCTCGCCGTCGCCAGGGATAAGCTCGATATCATTCAGGCCGAAGCCGCCGAGGCCAAGGCCCAGGTCTCGGATTCTCAGGCGCTCATCGCCCATCTCAAGCTGCAGATCGCCAAGCTACGGCGCGAGCGCTTCGGCGCATCCTCCGAGCGTACCGATCGGCTCCTCGATCAGCTGGAGCTGCAGCTGGAGGAGCTGGAAGCCTCAGCCAGCGAGGACGAGCTGGCCGCCGAGATCGCTGCGGCCAAGACGACGAAGGTCGCGCCGTTCGAGCGCAGACGTCCATCCAGGAAGCCCTTCCCCGAGCACCTGCCGCGCGAGCGCGTCGTCATCGAAGGGCCATGCGCCTGCGCCGCCTGTGGCGGCACGCGCCTTTCCAAACTGGGCGAGGACATCACCGAGACGCTGGAGGTCGTGCCGCGCCAGTGGAAGGTCATCCAGCACGTGCGCGAGAAGTTCACGTGCCGGGATTGCGAGACGATTAGCCAGGCGCCCGCGCCCTTCCACGTTATCGCCCGCGGCTGGGCCGGCCCCAGCCTCCTGGCCATGATCCTGTTTGAGAAGTTCGGCCAGCATCAGCCGCTCAATCGTCAGGCCGAGCGCTACGCCAAGGAGGGCGTACCGCTTAGCCTCTCTACCCTAGCCGATCAGGTCGGCGCCTGCGCCGCGGCGCTGATGCCGCTCTTCCAGCGCATCGAAGCCCACGTCCTGGCCGCCGAGCGATTGCACGGCGACGACACCACGGTCCCAGTCCTAGCCAAGGGCAAGACCGACACTGGTCGATTGTGGGTCTACGTCCGTGACGACAAGCCCTTCGCGGGGCCAGCGCCGCCAGCGGCGGTCTTCTACTATTCGCGCGATCGACGCGGCGCTCATCCCATCGGCCATCTGGCGACATGGTCGGGCGTCCTGCAGGCCGACGCCTACGGCGGCTATGGCGAGCTCTACGCGCCAGGTCGGCAGCCCGCGCCCGTGCTCGAGGCCGGCTGCTGGGCACACGCCCGCCGCAAGTTCTTCGAGCTGGCCGACGTCGAGGCCGCCGCCCACAGCAAAGCGCGTGGGCAGAAGTTGAAGGCGGTCTACCCGCTGGCCCTGGAAGCCGTCCTACGCATCGACGCCATCTTCGCCATCGAGCGCGAGATCCTTGGGCTTTCGCCTGCGGAGCGAAAAGCGGTTCGCCAAGCCCGCAGCAGGCCCTTGGTGGCCCAATTGGAGGCCTGGCTGCACGAAACGCGCGACAAGCTCACACGCGCTCACGACCTGGCCAAGGCCATCCATTACATGCTGCGGCGCTGGCCCTCGTTCGTCCGCTTCCTCGACGATGGTCGCGTCTGTCTCAGCAACAACGCCGCCGAGCGCGGGTTGCGCGGCATCGCCTTGGGCCGCAAGTCCTGGCTGTTCTGCGGCTCGGATCGTGGCGGCCAGCGCGCGGCGATCCTCTACAGCCTGATCGTCACCGCCAAGATGAATGAAATCGATCCGCAGGCCTGGCTCGCCGACGTCCTGGCCCGCATCGCCGGGCATCCCGCTCAGCAGATCGATGAGCTCCTGCCGTGGAATTGGCGGGCCGGCGCCGCACCGGCGCGGGCGGCCTGA
- the tnpA gene encoding IS66-like element accessory protein TnpA — protein MSYSTLITGPERRRRWSEDQKEALLAQAFGPGGNVTETARLAEVHTSLLYRWRRATLAPVQGFAPAVLIGEADQPPPPPPAGPAIFVELPGGVQVQVMADAPADLVTAMLRALR, from the coding sequence ATGTCGTACTCGACGTTGATCACGGGCCCAGAGCGGCGCCGGCGCTGGAGCGAGGATCAGAAGGAGGCTTTGCTAGCCCAGGCCTTCGGGCCGGGCGGCAATGTCACGGAGACGGCCCGCCTCGCTGAGGTCCATACCAGCCTTCTCTATCGCTGGCGGCGCGCCACGTTGGCGCCGGTCCAAGGCTTTGCGCCAGCGGTGCTGATCGGCGAAGCGGATCAGCCGCCCCCGCCGCCTCCTGCAGGCCCGGCCATCTTCGTGGAGCTGCCTGGCGGCGTGCAGGTCCAAGTGATGGCCGACGCGCCAGCGGATTTGGTGACAGCGATGCTGCGAGCCCTGCGATGA
- a CDS encoding helix-turn-helix domain-containing protein, with protein sequence MKQATFQRGRDAVQRQLLTLTHRQELDGVDGSRSRHLSEHIAHEVTGDPKAMIKTAIGVRDPEVQNAARRWRQELTQKAAGGRLLSEGLATMLTVHLFRKYGEGDLGGVSTKGGLGANRLKRVMDYIEAHLADDVSLLDLAGVAGLSPHHFATSFRVSTGASPHRFVINRRIQRGKELLLETSDSISAIALAVGFASHSQFTINFRKLIGAPPSQFRRENR encoded by the coding sequence ATGAAACAGGCGACCTTCCAGCGCGGTAGAGATGCCGTTCAGCGCCAGTTGCTGACGTTGACGCACCGCCAGGAACTAGATGGGGTGGATGGCTCCCGCTCACGGCATCTGAGTGAGCATATCGCACACGAGGTCACCGGCGACCCAAAGGCCATGATCAAGACCGCCATTGGCGTGCGCGACCCCGAGGTCCAAAACGCCGCGCGCCGGTGGCGCCAAGAACTCACGCAAAAGGCTGCTGGCGGACGGCTTTTAAGCGAAGGCCTGGCGACGATGCTGACCGTCCACCTCTTCCGCAAATACGGGGAAGGCGACCTTGGCGGGGTCAGCACGAAGGGCGGTCTTGGCGCCAACCGGCTCAAGCGCGTGATGGACTACATAGAGGCCCATCTTGCCGACGATGTTTCGCTGCTCGACCTCGCCGGCGTCGCCGGCCTCAGCCCACATCATTTCGCAACGTCGTTCCGGGTCTCGACTGGCGCATCCCCGCATCGCTTCGTGATCAACCGGCGCATTCAGCGGGGAAAAGAACTTCTGCTGGAGACCTCAGACTCGATCTCCGCGATTGCTCTTGCCGTCGGCTTCGCCAGCCACAGCCAGTTCACGATCAATTTCCGCAAGCTGATTGGCGCGCCGCCTTCACAGTTCCGACGCGAAAATCGATAG
- the bufB gene encoding MNIO family bufferin maturase: protein MPETIPLFEGFGLGLRPPHYADFLEREIPVDFVEVISENFMVHGGRPLYVLDAVRERHPVAMHGVSMSIGSADGVKPDYLRRLKALVDRVDPLWVSDHLCWTGLEGFNSHDLLPLPYTEEAMEVVCANIARVQDILERPILLENPSSYLTFADDEMTEHGFMARMCEATGCSLLLDINNIYVSGTNHGFDPVAYIAGVPADRVRQIHLAGHSQGRGLLIDTHDQPVPDPVWALYGIACRRFGLVATMIERDDDIPPLVDLLAELDIARAHAAGLERAA from the coding sequence ATGCCCGAAACGATCCCGCTCTTCGAAGGCTTCGGCCTGGGCCTGCGTCCGCCCCACTATGCGGACTTTCTTGAGCGCGAGATCCCTGTCGACTTCGTCGAGGTGATCTCCGAGAACTTCATGGTCCACGGCGGTCGGCCGCTCTACGTCCTGGACGCCGTGCGCGAGCGTCATCCGGTGGCGATGCACGGGGTGTCGATGTCGATCGGCTCGGCCGATGGCGTCAAGCCGGACTATCTGCGCCGCCTCAAGGCCCTGGTCGATCGCGTCGATCCGCTGTGGGTGTCCGACCATCTCTGCTGGACCGGGCTGGAAGGCTTCAACTCCCACGACCTGTTGCCCCTGCCCTACACAGAGGAAGCTATGGAGGTGGTCTGCGCCAACATCGCCCGCGTCCAGGACATCCTCGAACGACCGATCCTGCTGGAGAACCCTTCCAGCTATCTGACCTTCGCCGACGACGAGATGACCGAACACGGCTTCATGGCCCGGATGTGCGAGGCCACCGGCTGCTCGCTGCTTCTCGACATCAACAACATCTATGTCAGCGGAACCAATCACGGCTTCGATCCCGTCGCCTATATCGCCGGCGTGCCGGCCGACCGGGTGCGTCAGATCCACCTCGCCGGCCACAGCCAAGGGCGGGGCCTGCTGATCGACACCCACGATCAACCGGTGCCCGATCCTGTCTGGGCGCTCTACGGCATCGCGTGCCGGCGCTTCGGGCTCGTGGCGACGATGATCGAGCGCGACGACGACATTCCTCCGCTCGTCGACTTGCTGGCCGAGCTCGACATCGCGCGCGCCCACGCCGCCGGCCTGGAGCGCGCGGCATGA
- the tnpB gene encoding IS66 family insertion sequence element accessory protein TnpB (TnpB, as the term is used for proteins encoded by IS66 family insertion elements, is considered an accessory protein, since TnpC, encoded by a neighboring gene, is a DDE family transposase.), whose protein sequence is MIAIPSGVRIWIATGHTDMRKGMQGLALLVQEQLKRDPHAGDLFVFRGRGGSLVKILWHDGLGMSLYAKRLDRGRFVWPVGKGGAVALTAAQLGYMLEGIDWRNPQHTWRPASAG, encoded by the coding sequence ATGATCGCCATCCCCAGCGGGGTGCGGATCTGGATCGCCACGGGCCACACGGACATGAGGAAGGGCATGCAAGGCCTGGCCCTGCTGGTCCAGGAGCAGCTCAAGCGCGATCCGCACGCCGGCGATCTCTTCGTGTTTCGCGGTCGCGGCGGGAGCCTGGTGAAGATCCTCTGGCACGACGGCCTGGGCATGTCGCTCTACGCCAAGCGCCTGGATCGCGGACGCTTCGTCTGGCCCGTCGGCAAGGGCGGCGCCGTGGCCCTGACGGCCGCTCAGCTGGGCTACATGCTGGAGGGCATCGACTGGCGTAACCCCCAGCACACCTGGCGTCCGGCTAGCGCGGGATAG
- the tnpA gene encoding IS66-like element accessory protein TnpA, whose translation MSHSTLIMGPERRRRWSAEVKQAVLEAAFAPGAVVVEVAREYEISTSLIYKWRQEAIGMSAAPAFAPALLVEDGPPPQPCAEQGSIVVELAGGTRVSISAEAPASLVAATLRALR comes from the coding sequence ATGAGCCATTCGACATTGATTATGGGCCCGGAGCGGCGTCGGCGATGGTCTGCCGAGGTCAAGCAGGCGGTTCTGGAAGCTGCCTTTGCGCCTGGCGCCGTCGTCGTTGAGGTGGCGCGCGAGTACGAGATTTCGACGAGCTTGATCTACAAGTGGCGCCAAGAGGCCATTGGGATGAGCGCGGCCCCGGCCTTCGCGCCGGCTCTTCTGGTGGAAGATGGCCCGCCGCCGCAGCCATGTGCTGAGCAAGGTTCAATCGTTGTCGAGCTGGCCGGCGGCACACGGGTCAGCATCAGTGCCGAGGCGCCTGCCAGCTTGGTGGCGGCGACGCTGCGAGCCCTGCGATGA
- the bufA2 gene encoding BufA2 family periplasmic bufferin-type metallophore, with protein MTNFKSATIASAAALFAVTSMVAATHASAAPKAAAEKVHCYGVNTCKGTSDCKTAKNDCRGQNDCKGQGFKELSKKACTTAGGSLTAPQ; from the coding sequence ATGACCAACTTCAAGTCCGCCACGATCGCCTCGGCCGCCGCCCTGTTCGCCGTGACCAGCATGGTCGCCGCCACCCACGCTTCCGCCGCCCCCAAGGCCGCGGCCGAAAAGGTCCATTGCTATGGCGTCAACACCTGCAAGGGCACCTCGGACTGCAAGACGGCCAAGAACGACTGCCGGGGCCAGAACGACTGCAAGGGTCAGGGCTTCAAGGAACTGAGCAAAAAGGCCTGCACGACCGCCGGCGGTTCGCTGACCGCGCCGCAGTAA
- a CDS encoding HvfC/BufC N-terminal domain-containing protein yields MSLLAIQRGLRDHILANRADRPEAVAASGEAGLAVYRHAYRAQLAACLRDTFEQTWSWLGDEGFDAAALTHIAAHPPRGWTLDAYGEDFPQTLAGLYPDDPDVAELAWLDWSLRRAFDGPDADPITPEALAHVDWDSAALALSPTLAIGAVATNSAAIWGALADGQAPPPVERLPAPAAIRVWRQGLSPRYRTIDAFEQQALSMVLEGRGFAQLCEQLAADDDAERAIEQVGGLLGAWLQDGLVCSTG; encoded by the coding sequence ATGAGCCTGCTGGCGATCCAGCGCGGCCTGCGCGACCATATCCTGGCGAACAGGGCGGATCGTCCGGAGGCCGTCGCGGCCAGCGGCGAGGCCGGCCTCGCCGTCTACCGACATGCCTATCGCGCCCAATTGGCGGCCTGCCTGCGCGACACTTTCGAGCAGACCTGGTCATGGCTGGGTGACGAAGGCTTCGACGCCGCCGCGCTCACCCATATCGCGGCCCATCCGCCCCGTGGCTGGACCCTGGACGCCTATGGCGAAGACTTTCCCCAAACCCTGGCGGGGCTCTACCCCGACGACCCTGATGTCGCCGAACTGGCCTGGCTGGACTGGTCCCTGCGCCGCGCCTTCGACGGTCCAGACGCCGATCCGATCACGCCCGAGGCCCTGGCCCATGTGGATTGGGACAGCGCCGCCCTGGCCCTGTCGCCGACCCTGGCGATCGGCGCGGTCGCGACCAACAGCGCCGCGATCTGGGGTGCCTTGGCCGATGGGCAGGCGCCTCCGCCGGTCGAACGCCTGCCCGCTCCCGCCGCGATCCGCGTCTGGAGGCAGGGTCTTTCGCCACGATACCGGACGATCGACGCCTTCGAACAACAGGCTCTGTCCATGGTGCTGGAAGGCCGCGGCTTCGCCCAGCTGTGCGAGCAACTCGCCGCCGACGACGACGCCGAGCGCGCCATCGAGCAGGTCGGCGGTCTTCTGGGCGCCTGGCTTCAGGATGGACTGGTCTGCAGCACTGGCTGA
- the tnpC gene encoding IS66 family transposase has product MDAVPEALPDDVEALKAALASMRARADLAEAQLAVARDKLDIIQAEAAEAKAQVSDSQALIAHLKLQIAKLRRERFGASSERTDRLLDQLELQLEELEASASEDELAAEIAGAKTTKVAPFERKRPSRKPFPEHLPRERVIIEGPCACAACGGTRLSKLGEDITETLEVVPRQWKVIQHVREKFTCRDCETISQAPAPFHVIARGWAGPSLLAMILFEKFGQHQPLNRQAERYAKEGVPLSLSTLADQVGACAAVLMPLFQRIEAHVLAAERLHGDDTTVPVLAKGKTDTGRLWVYVRDDKPFAGPAPPAAIFYYSRDRRGAHPTGHLASWSGVLQADAYGGYGELYAPSRHPAPVLEAGCWAHARRKFFELADVEAAAHSKARGQKSKAVYPLALEAVLRIDAIFAIEREILGLSPAERKEVRQARSKPLVAELEAWLHETRDKLTRAHDLAKAIHYMLRRWPSFVRFLDDGRVCLSNNAAERALRGIALGRKSWLFCGSDRGGQRAAILYSLIVTAKMNDVDPQAWLADVLARIAGHPAQQIDELLPWNWRAGAAPARAA; this is encoded by the coding sequence ATGGACGCCGTGCCAGAGGCCCTGCCGGATGATGTCGAAGCGCTGAAGGCGGCGCTGGCGTCCATGCGGGCGCGAGCCGATCTGGCGGAGGCCCAGCTCGCCGTCGCCAGGGACAAGCTCGATATCATTCAGGCCGAAGCCGCAGAGGCCAAGGCCCAGGTCTCGGATTCTCAGGCGCTCATCGCCCATCTCAAGCTGCAGATCGCCAAGCTGCGACGCGAGCGCTTCGGCGCGTCGTCAGAGCGCACGGATCGGCTGCTCGATCAGCTGGAGCTGCAGCTGGAGGAGCTGGAAGCCTCGGCCAGCGAGGACGAGCTGGCCGCCGAGATCGCCGGGGCCAAGACGACGAAGGTCGCGCCGTTCGAGCGCAAGCGGCCATCCAGAAAGCCGTTCCCCGAGCACCTGCCGCGTGAGCGCGTCATCATCGAGGGGCCGTGCGCCTGCGCCGCCTGTGGCGGCACGCGCCTGTCCAAGCTGGGCGAGGACATCACCGAGACGCTGGAGGTCGTGCCGCGCCAGTGGAAGGTCATCCAGCACGTGCGCGAGAAGTTCACGTGCCGGGACTGCGAGACGATCAGTCAGGCGCCCGCGCCCTTCCATGTCATCGCCCGCGGCTGGGCCGGCCCAAGCCTCTTGGCCATGATCCTGTTTGAGAAGTTCGGCCAGCATCAGCCGCTCAATCGCCAGGCCGAGCGCTACGCCAAAGAGGGCGTGCCGCTTAGCCTCTCTACTCTGGCCGATCAGGTCGGGGCCTGCGCCGCGGTGCTGATGCCGCTCTTCCAGCGCATCGAAGCCCATGTCCTGGCCGCCGAGCGATTGCATGGCGACGACACCACGGTGCCCGTCCTGGCCAAGGGCAAGACCGACACCGGTCGATTGTGGGTCTATGTCCGCGACGACAAGCCCTTTGCTGGGCCAGCGCCACCGGCAGCGATCTTCTACTATTCGCGCGATCGCCGCGGCGCTCATCCCACTGGCCATCTGGCGTCGTGGTCGGGCGTCCTGCAAGCCGACGCCTATGGAGGCTATGGCGAGCTCTACGCGCCAAGTCGCCATCCCGCGCCCGTGCTCGAGGCCGGCTGCTGGGCACACGCCCGGCGCAAGTTCTTCGAACTGGCTGATGTCGAGGCCGCCGCCCACAGCAAGGCGCGTGGGCAGAAGTCGAAGGCGGTCTATCCGCTGGCCTTGGAAGCCGTCCTACGCATCGACGCCATCTTCGCCATCGAGCGCGAGATTTTGGGACTTTCGCCTGCGGAGCGAAAAGAGGTTCGGCAAGCCCGCAGCAAGCCCCTCGTCGCCGAATTGGAGGCCTGGCTGCACGAAACGCGCGACAAGCTCACACGCGCTCACGACCTGGCCAAGGCCATCCACTACATGCTGCGGCGCTGGCCCTCATTCGTGCGCTTCCTCGACGATGGTCGCGTCTGCCTCAGCAACAACGCCGCCGAGCGTGCGCTGCGTGGCATCGCCTTGGGTCGCAAGTCCTGGCTGTTCTGCGGTTCAGATCGCGGCGGCCAGCGCGCGGCGATCCTCTACAGCCTGATCGTCACCGCCAAGATGAATGACGTCGATCCACAGGCCTGGTTGGCTGATGTCCTGGCCCGCATCGCCGGGCATCCTGCTCAGCAGATCGATGAGCTCCTGCCGTGGAATTGGCGGGCCGGCGCCGCACCGGCGCGGGCGGCCTGA
- the tnpB gene encoding IS66 family insertion sequence element accessory protein TnpB (TnpB, as the term is used for proteins encoded by IS66 family insertion elements, is considered an accessory protein, since TnpC, encoded by a neighboring gene, is a DDE family transposase.): MIAIPSGVRIWIATGHTDMRKGMQGLALLVQEQLKRDPHAGDLFVFRGRGGSLVKVLWHDGLGMSLYAKRLDRGRFVWPVAKGGAVALTGAQLGYMLEGIDWRNPQHTWRPVSAG; this comes from the coding sequence ATGATCGCCATCCCCAGCGGGGTGCGGATCTGGATCGCTACAGGCCACACGGACATGAGGAAGGGCATGCAAGGCTTGGCCCTGCTGGTCCAGGAGCAGCTCAAGCGCGATCCGCACGCCGGCGATCTCTTCGTCTTTCGCGGCCGCGGCGGCAGCTTGGTGAAGGTCCTCTGGCACGACGGCCTGGGCATGTCGCTGTACGCCAAGCGCCTGGATCGCGGACGCTTCGTCTGGCCCGTCGCCAAGGGCGGCGCCGTGGCGCTGACGGGCGCCCAGTTGGGCTACATGCTGGAAGGCATCGACTGGCGTAACCCCCAGCACACCTGGCGTCCGGTCAGCGCGGGATAG